From a region of the Fischerella sp. JS2 genome:
- a CDS encoding IS1 family transposase (programmed frameshift), producing MECPRCGSCHNRKNGKKRGKQNHICCDCGRQFIDVYKPPRGYSDEIKQECLKMYVNGMGFRGIERVKNVHHTTIIHWVKRVGTQLADTPNSKEIPQVGELDELETFIGFKKNKIWLWTAVNHFTQGILAWVLGDRSSTTFQQLWNIVQCWQSYFYVTDGYPVYPCFVPDGDQIVSKTYMTRVENENTRLRHYLARLHRKTLCYSKTEEMLRYSVRLLLHYLKYRSVPLPA from the exons ATGGAATGTCCACGCTGTGGATCTTGTCATAACCGTAAGAATGGAAAGAAAAGAGGTAAACAGAATCACATTTGCTGTGATTGTGGTCGTCAATTCATTGATGTCTATAAACCACCCAGGGGCTACTCGGATGAAATCAAACAAGAATGCCTAAAAATGTACGTCAATGGTATGGGATTTCGTGGAATTGAAAGGGTGAAAAACGTTCATCATACTACCATTATTCATTGGGTTAAACGAGTGGGTACACAATTGGCGGATACACCAAATTCAAAGGAAATTCCGCAGGTGGGAGAACTAGATGAATTAGAAACATTTATTGGTT TCAAAAAAAATAAAATCTGGTTGTGGACGGCGGTAAATCACTTTACTCAAGGTATTCTTGCTTGGGTTTTAGGTGATCGTAGTTCGACTACTTTCCAACAGTTATGGAACATTGTCCAGTGTTGGCAGAGTTATTTTTACGTCACAGATGGATACCCTGTTTACCCTTGTTTTGTTCCTGATGGTGACCAAATTGTGAGTAAGACCTACATGACACGAGTCGAAAATGAAAACACAAGGCTTAGACATTATTTGGCTCGTCTTCATCGTAAAACTTTATGTTATTCCAAAACCGAGGAAATGCTGAGATACTCTGTTCGATTGTTATTGCACTACCTCAAATATCGTTCTGTTCCCTTACCTGCCTAA
- a CDS encoding SDR family oxidoreductase: MVQSKKGAVVITGTSTGLGRATALKLSEQGYRVFAGVRTEKDAESLKQAASGDLTPIIMDITKADQIKSASQFVSLAVGDEGLIGLINNAVAAVDGPLECVAIDDARWQFEVNVIGQIAVTQAFLPMIRKAKGRIINISAICGRLALPYRGLLSASKFALEAITDSLRMELRSSGVEVLSILPGAIVTPEQADKVEAGYQKTLTNMSPEAKAIYGKNYRIYMQRAVEGNRNTGLSVEKVTDVILEALETPKPKRQYFVAESPWQLKLKASYKRLLPYQYFYDTFYFDNLRKALGLD, translated from the coding sequence ATGGTTCAAAGTAAAAAAGGCGCTGTAGTAATTACAGGAACATCCACAGGTCTCGGTCGAGCAACCGCACTCAAGCTTAGTGAACAAGGCTACCGCGTCTTCGCTGGAGTTCGTACAGAAAAAGATGCTGAATCGCTAAAACAAGCTGCATCTGGTGATTTAACACCAATCATCATGGATATCACAAAAGCAGATCAAATTAAATCCGCTTCACAATTTGTCTCACTGGCGGTTGGCGACGAAGGACTCATCGGACTAATTAATAACGCAGTTGCAGCAGTAGATGGGCCATTAGAATGTGTAGCAATAGATGACGCAAGATGGCAATTTGAAGTCAATGTTATCGGTCAAATCGCAGTCACACAAGCATTCTTGCCCATGATCCGCAAAGCCAAAGGCCGAATCATCAACATCAGTGCGATTTGCGGCAGATTGGCTCTACCCTATAGAGGACTCTTATCTGCTTCCAAATTTGCACTGGAAGCTATCACAGATTCATTGCGAATGGAATTACGTTCTAGCGGCGTTGAGGTTCTTTCTATCTTACCAGGGGCAATAGTCACCCCAGAACAGGCTGACAAAGTAGAGGCAGGCTATCAGAAAACATTAACAAATATGTCACCCGAAGCTAAAGCTATATATGGTAAAAATTACAGAATATATATGCAACGAGCAGTAGAGGGAAATCGCAACACAGGTTTATCAGTTGAAAAAGTGACAGATGTCATTTTAGAAGCCCTAGAAACTCCCAAACCGAAAAGACAATATTTCGTCGCAGAATCTCCTTGGCAACTCAAACTAAAAGCATCGTATAAAAGATTACTACCTTATCAATATTTTTACGATACCTTTTATTTTGATAATCTGCGAAAAGCATTGGGATTGGATTAA
- a CDS encoding sucrase ferredoxin, translating into MQTQLLTTDCRFCSQISKANGEDPIGTATTCDHWLIMEFPQPWSQNLFQEDPRIQPLVVLFQELIVKHGVQVKPMLIACEREYSHPGFTRVLYYYRPAEMFSQFEKQEFVVPQEEATNLVTAILKQLIQQPNDVSKFHQYQQQTGHIRELMVCTHAQVDLACGRFGTPIYRRLRQEYAPASNGKLRVWQTNHFGGHQFAPTLVDLPQGHVWGHLEPEVLDLLVKRNDSVANLRQYYRGWTGLTKLGQIAEREIWMQLGWTWLDYLKAGKVLATGDADWAEVRIDYAAPDGSVSGAYEARVEACGEVMSAFNSAKQMQLEAVKQYRVSGLVKVE; encoded by the coding sequence ATGCAAACTCAACTCCTCACCACAGACTGTCGTTTTTGCTCACAAATTTCTAAAGCTAATGGAGAAGACCCAATTGGTACAGCAACTACTTGCGACCATTGGCTAATTATGGAATTTCCCCAACCTTGGTCACAAAACCTTTTTCAGGAAGACCCAAGAATACAACCCTTAGTAGTTTTGTTCCAAGAGTTAATAGTCAAACATGGGGTTCAGGTCAAACCAATGTTGATTGCTTGCGAACGCGAGTACTCTCATCCTGGCTTCACCCGCGTGTTGTACTACTACCGCCCTGCTGAAATGTTTTCTCAGTTTGAGAAGCAAGAGTTTGTTGTCCCACAAGAGGAAGCAACTAATTTAGTAACGGCGATCCTCAAGCAGTTAATACAACAACCCAACGATGTATCAAAGTTTCACCAGTATCAGCAACAAACTGGTCACATTCGCGAACTTATGGTTTGCACCCATGCTCAAGTAGACCTTGCTTGCGGAAGATTTGGGACTCCCATATATCGTCGATTACGCCAGGAATATGCACCTGCTTCCAATGGAAAGTTAAGGGTATGGCAAACGAATCACTTTGGTGGTCATCAGTTTGCCCCTACCCTAGTTGATTTACCCCAAGGGCATGTATGGGGACATTTAGAACCAGAAGTCCTGGATTTACTAGTAAAGCGAAATGATTCAGTTGCAAATTTACGTCAGTATTACCGAGGATGGACAGGTTTAACCAAACTTGGGCAAATAGCTGAACGCGAAATTTGGATGCAGTTAGGTTGGACTTGGCTGGATTACTTGAAAGCTGGCAAAGTGCTGGCGACAGGAGATGCTGATTGGGCAGAAGTACGTATTGATTACGCTGCTCCTGATGGTAGTGTATCAGGTGCTTATGAAGCCAGAGTAGAAGCTTGTGGTGAGGTCATGAGTGCATTCAACTCAGCCAAACAGATGCAGTTAGAAGCAGTGAAGCAATATCGTGTTAGCGGTTTAGTCAAGGTTGAGTAA
- a CDS encoding MATE family efflux transporter, with the protein MTLQKQSQVTNEILQGNIFKLMFKLSIPSVLGILMLSLNTFFDALFAGQFIGTNALAGISLALPLTGIVDGFALLIGVGSASVLSRAIGAGDIKTQSKLFGNLTLMGIIISFLITIIGYSFGKEFIVFMGGSGEVAAAGTEYFKIYILGSIFYILALSSSEIIKAEGKIRLATGFELIFVLINISLNSIFITVFHWGIEGIAIATVMAMVFYSIFNFTYFLSGKSSTPINLKKLAIAIDLLPAIFSVGISSLLFPIMGFIQNFVVYQSISHYGTNNDIAFFGATVRLTSFFLIPLYGIAQALQPIIGINYGAKNYHRLKKAYLTFAAMGVILLILIWLPLQLSPKTFLGLLLPDVIFTKNDIFNFRILSLLIPIWPLAIFGNTLFQSIGKGKIVVTVILLRSLLLFLPFVLILSKILGLIGIYYGIFLTEFLVGIIALILICLEFRSFSQITNEKLSL; encoded by the coding sequence ATGACTCTACAAAAACAATCTCAAGTCACAAACGAAATCCTCCAAGGCAATATATTTAAGCTGATGTTCAAGTTATCGATTCCTAGTGTTCTGGGAATATTGATGCTGAGCTTAAACACTTTTTTTGATGCTTTATTTGCAGGTCAATTTATTGGTACAAATGCCCTGGCAGGTATTTCACTAGCACTACCGCTCACAGGTATAGTAGATGGATTTGCTCTTTTAATTGGAGTAGGGTCTGCTTCTGTTCTCAGTCGAGCTATTGGTGCTGGAGATATCAAAACTCAATCCAAATTGTTTGGCAACTTGACGCTAATGGGTATTATTATCTCCTTTTTGATTACAATTATTGGGTATAGCTTTGGTAAAGAATTTATTGTATTCATGGGAGGAAGTGGTGAAGTTGCTGCTGCTGGCACAGAATATTTTAAAATTTATATACTAGGTTCAATCTTTTATATCCTAGCGTTATCTTCTAGCGAGATTATTAAAGCAGAAGGCAAAATTAGACTAGCGACTGGATTTGAGTTGATTTTTGTCCTGATTAACATCAGCTTAAATTCTATATTTATTACTGTCTTTCATTGGGGTATTGAAGGAATCGCGATCGCTACAGTTATGGCGATGGTTTTTTATAGTATTTTCAACTTCACTTATTTTCTTTCTGGTAAAAGTTCTACCCCGATTAATCTCAAAAAGTTAGCTATAGCAATAGATTTACTACCTGCAATATTTTCCGTAGGAATATCATCGCTACTTTTTCCAATCATGGGGTTTATTCAAAATTTTGTGGTTTATCAATCAATTTCTCATTACGGAACAAATAACGATATTGCCTTTTTCGGAGCCACAGTCAGATTAACTTCATTTTTCCTCATTCCCTTGTACGGAATTGCACAAGCCTTGCAACCGATAATTGGTATAAATTATGGAGCTAAAAATTATCATCGCCTCAAGAAAGCATACTTAACTTTTGCTGCAATGGGTGTTATTTTATTAATATTAATTTGGCTGCCTTTACAATTATCACCAAAAACATTTCTAGGGTTACTTTTGCCAGATGTGATTTTTACAAAAAATGATATATTCAATTTTAGAATTCTCAGCCTATTAATACCAATTTGGCCTTTAGCAATTTTTGGTAACACTCTCTTTCAATCTATAGGTAAAGGTAAGATTGTCGTCACAGTAATTTTATTAAGGAGTCTACTTTTATTTTTGCCATTTGTACTCATTCTGTCAAAAATATTAGGTTTAATTGGTATATACTATGGCATATTCTTGACAGAGTTTTTAGTTGGAATAATTGCTTTGATATTGATATGTTTAGAATTTAGAAGTTTCAGTCAAATAACAAACGAAAAATTAAGTTTATAA
- a CDS encoding MbtH family protein, which translates to MYQDDKEDTTIYKVVVNHEEQYSIWPSDRDNPLGWTNVGKSGSKQECLDYIKEVWTDMRPLSLRQKMAENGRNI; encoded by the coding sequence ATGTACCAAGACGACAAAGAAGACACGACAATTTATAAAGTTGTTGTCAATCACGAAGAACAGTATTCCATTTGGCCAAGTGATCGCGACAATCCCCTTGGTTGGACAAATGTTGGTAAAAGTGGTTCCAAACAAGAATGTCTGGATTACATCAAAGAAGTCTGGACTGACATGAGACCGCTCAGTCTCCGGCAAAAGATGGCGGAAAACGGACGTAACATTTAG
- a CDS encoding oxidoreductase: MVASSVSQARVWFITGSSRGLGRALAETLLDQGERVVLTARNPQQVEDLAAKYPGCALAVRLDVTKPEQVREAVTQAIANFGRIDVLVNNAGSSTVGTIEEVSDEAVRHLFEANFFGVLETLRAVLPQMRQQRSGHILNISSMLCFAASATNGFYSSSKLALEGISGALANEVAPFGIKVTIVEPGAFRTDFITRSIVVTDTHIEDYKASIGDIRQQLQNADRDKLGDPKKAALAMIQVVDSDNPPIRLALGADAVDLIDGALEFIKAELDAWREVAVNTAFEEALTSSVK; the protein is encoded by the coding sequence ATGGTAGCCTCGTCTGTTTCTCAGGCACGGGTATGGTTTATCACTGGTAGCTCAAGGGGTTTGGGTCGAGCGTTAGCAGAAACATTGCTTGATCAAGGTGAAAGAGTGGTACTCACAGCACGGAACCCACAACAGGTAGAAGATTTAGCAGCAAAGTATCCAGGTTGTGCATTAGCAGTGCGACTTGATGTAACGAAACCCGAACAGGTGCGAGAAGCCGTAACACAAGCAATTGCTAATTTTGGACGCATTGATGTACTCGTCAACAATGCTGGATCTTCAACTGTGGGGACAATAGAAGAAGTTAGCGATGAGGCGGTTCGCCATCTGTTTGAAGCAAACTTTTTTGGTGTTTTAGAAACGCTCCGAGCTGTACTACCTCAGATGCGACAGCAACGCAGTGGACACATCCTCAATATTTCATCAATGCTTTGTTTTGCAGCTAGTGCTACCAATGGATTTTACTCTAGTAGCAAACTTGCACTAGAAGGAATTTCTGGAGCATTAGCTAATGAAGTTGCACCCTTCGGTATCAAAGTCACAATAGTTGAACCTGGTGCATTCCGTACAGATTTTATCACGCGTTCTATTGTCGTAACTGACACTCACATTGAGGACTATAAGGCATCAATTGGTGATATACGTCAGCAGTTGCAGAATGCCGATCGCGATAAACTTGGTGATCCGAAGAAAGCAGCACTGGCAATGATTCAAGTAGTTGATAGCGATAATCCACCAATAAGATTGGCATTGGGAGCAGATGCAGTCGATCTTATTGATGGCGCACTGGAGTTTATCAAAGCAGAACTAGATGCTTGGAGGGAAGTTGCTGTCAATACTGCGTTTGAAGAAGCTTTGACATCCTCGGTAAAGTAA